The following are encoded in a window of Salmo trutta chromosome 9, fSalTru1.1, whole genome shotgun sequence genomic DNA:
- the LOC115200401 gene encoding patatin-like phospholipase domain-containing protein 7 isoform X7, translated as MESIKWSLVPLGSEIKARMQHWVEDRTETAMPLPLWTGVLIVAVLAVMGVSLIGVVVFLFYRRCKQYKEQQPHYRFRKRDKVMFYGRKIMRKVQTLSSTSTPISTSGSQKQRIRKRTKVLSIARKILRIRKEPSTLVAKEPPPSLLEADLTEFDVQNSHLPSEVLYMLKNVRVLGHFEKPLFLELCRHMVFVQLHEMEPLFRPGDIDDSIYVVQDGRLELCIHESDGTDVVVKEVLPGDSVHSLLSILDVITGHSAPYKTVSARAAAPSTILRLPAAAFQCVFEKYPETLVRVIQIIMVRLQRVTFLALHNYLGLTTELFNAESQAVPLVAVHSVIGEANPNRGLHRQHSRSEEAGPERGGSQRQTQSEESGHEKGPSDTENGERKSCLLDSIPTTKGKRSRSQSTPVAVSSVTSADLNMTYQRARIREAAAKAETPPGSPQVPHKSILKKSVTMLHTPSAVYHYHEAGESQSGHIHHSKINTIFQAAKKDLQRLIQLQDLSLLEGRVTLRQVKAGCVVNSQGDQDVSVQFVISGALHVYQRTIDREEDTLLFLTHPGEMVGHLAVLTGEPLIFSVRAHRDCTFLSISKAAFYEIMREEPRVVLNVAHTVVKRVSSFVRQIDFALDWMALEAGRAVYRQGDKSDSTFIVLSGRLRSVIAKDDGKKALTGEYGRGDLIGVVEALTHMSRATTVHAVRDSELAKLPEGALSSIKRGYPQVVTRLIHLLGQKILGNMQQGNGPLAASGLFLHTPSSKWDSGNPASNLSTVTILPVSLEVPLTAFTLELQHALSALGPTLLLTSDIIKQRLGAAALDSVHEYRLSSWLGQQEDIHRIVLYQSDDTLTPWTQRCIRQADCIIIVGLGEAEATVGELERMLEGSAVRAQKQLVLLHREDGPPPQGTVDWLNMRSWISKHLHLSCPHRVFSKRSLPKLREMYERAFQKPPDCHSDFSRLARVLTGNTIALVLGGGGARGCSQVGILRAINEAGIPVDMVGGTSIGSLMGALYAEEKSSSRMRVRAREWAMGMGSIFKNVFDLTYPVTSMFSGASFNNSISSVFKDKQIEDLWIPYFNVTTDITASSMRVHTDGSLWRYVRASMSLSGYMPPLCDPKDGHLLMDGGYINNLPADVARSMGAKVVIAIDVGSQDETNLTNYGDSLSGWWLLWKRFNPLSEKVQVLYMAEIQTRLAYVCCVRQLELVKDSEYCECIRPPIDRYGTLEFGKFDEIAEVGYQHGKTVFDMWSRSGVVDKMMKDRHQEEFHKTKSCNVVTCPNASFTDLAEIVSRIEPVKPVLVEELSDDYQTDYDDYQMDYDEEASESALSDFDMSNPNSGAEHTEGEETADTADTDEDIQIRVRHHQSKRPPNRSDSVDDP; from the exons AGCCTGGTGCCTCTTGGCAGTGAAATCAAGGCCAGGATGCAACATTGGGTGGAGGACAGAACAGAGACTGCTATGCCATTGCCATTG TGGACTGGTGTGCTGATCGTAGCTGTACTGGCTGTGATGGGAGTGTCTCTCATAGGCGTTGTTGTGTTTTTATTCTACCGAAGATGCAAACAGTACA AGGAGCAGCAGCCTCACTATCGCTTCAGGAAAAGAGACAAAGTTATGTTTTATGGCAGAAAGATCATGAGAAAG GTGCAGACCTTGTCTTCTACCTCAACCCCTATCTCTACCTCAGGGTCCCAGAAGCAGCGAATCAGGAAGAGAACTAAAGTCCTGTCTATAGCACGAAA AATCCTACGCATTAGGAAGGAGCCTTCCACCCTGGTGGCTAAggagccccctccctctctgctggAGGCTGACCTCACAGAGTTTGACGTGCAGAACTCCCACCTGCCCTCTGAGGTGCTCTACATGCTCAAGAACGTCAG GGTCCTGGGCCACTTTGAGAAGCCTCTGTTCCTGGAGCTGTGTCGTCACATGGTGTTTGTGCAGCTCCATGAGATGGAGCCTCTCTTCCGTCCCGGGGACATAGACGACAGCATCTACGTGGTGCAAGATGGCCGTCTGGAGCTCTGCATACATGAGAGT GATGGGACAGATGTGGTTGTGAAGGAGGTGTTGCCAGGAGACAGTGTCCACAGTCTGCTCAGTATCCTGGATGTCATCACT GGTCACTCAGCCCCCTACAAGACTGTATCTGCCAGAGCTGCAGCCCCTTCTACCATCCTGCGTCTTCCAGCTGCTgccttccagtgtgtgtttgagaaataCCCAGAGACTCTGGTCCGCGTTATCCAG ATCATCATGGTGCGCCTGCAGAGAGTGACCTTCCTAGCCCTTCACAACTACCTAGGTCTCACCACCGAGCTCTTCAATGCg gAGAGCCAGGCAGTCCCCTTGGTGGCAGTGCACAGTGTGATAGGTGAAGCCAACCCTAACAGGGGTCTACACAGACAGCACTCCCGGTCTGAAGAGGCTGGGCCTGAGAGAGGGGGTTCTCAAAGACAGACTCAGTCTGAAGAGTCTGGCCATGAGAAGGGGCCCAGTGACACAG AGAATGGGGAGAGGAAGTCCTGTCTTTTAGATAGCATCCCCACCACTAAAGGAAAGAGGTCTCGCTCTCAGTCCACTCCTGTGGCAGTGTCAA GTGTCACGTCTGCTGACCTCAACATGACGTATCAGCGAGCCAGAATACGAGAAGCAGCAGCTAAAGCAGAGACACCACCAGGAAGTCCCCAGGTCCCACACAAG TCCATTCTGAAGAAGAGTGTGACTATGCTGCATACGCCCTCTGCTGTGTATCACTACCATGAGGCTGGAGAAAGTCAGTCAGGCCACATCCACCACAGCAAGATCAACACCATCTTCCAGGCTGCCAAGAAGGACCTGCAGCGCCTCATACAACTACAG gacCTCAGTCTGCTGGAGGGCAGAGTGACTCTGCGTCAGGTCAAAGCTGGCTGTGTGGTGAACAGCCAGGGGgaccag GATGTGAGTGTGCAGTTTGTGATCTCGGGGGCGCTCCATGTGTACCAGAGGACGATCGACCGTGAGGAGGACACCCTGCTGTTTCTCACCCACCCGGGGGAGATGGTGGGTCATCTGGCCGTGCTGACCGGTGAACCCCTCATCTTCAGCGTCCGAGCACACAGGGACTGCACCTTCCTGTCTATCTCTAAAGCTGCCTTCTATGA GATCATGCGCGAGGAGCCCAGGGTGGTGCTGAATGTGGCTCACACCGTGGTGAAGAGAGTATCCTCCTTCGTCAGGCAGATAGACTTTGCTCTGGACTGGATGGCTCTGGAGGCCGGCCGCGCTGTCTACAG GCAGGGAGACAAGTCAGACAGCACCTTCATCGTCCTCAGTGGCCGCCTACGTTCTGTCATTGCAAAGGATGATGGGAAGAAGGCGTTGACTGGGGAGTATGGTCGCGGTGACCTCATTGGGGTG GTGGAGGCCCTGACCCATATGAGCCGAGCCACTACAGTACACGCAGTCAGGGACTCTGAGCTAGCCAAGCTGCCTGAAGGGGCCCTCAGCTCCATCAAGAGGGGGTATCCACAGGTAGTGACCAGACTCATCCATCTGCTGGGTCAGAAAATCCTGGGGAATATGCAGCAGGGTAACGGACCCTTGGCAG CTAGTGGCCTGTTCCTACACACCCCCAGCAGTAAGTGGGATTCAGGGAACCCGGCCTCTAACCTGTCCACTGTGACCATCCTGCCTGTATCATTGGAGGTACCTTTAACAGCCTTCACACTGGAGCTGCAACATGCACTCAGTGCCCTTG GTCCCACCTTACTATTGACCAGTGACATCATCAAACAGAGACTGGGTGCTGCCGCACTTGACAg TGTGCATGAGTACCGTCTGTCCAGTTGGCTGGGGCAGCAGGAGGACATCCACCGCATTGTTCTCTACCAATCAGACGATACCCTAACCCCCTGGACCCAGCGCTGCATCCGTCAGGCCGACTGCATCATCATTGTAGGACTAGGAGAGGCTGAGGCCACTGTGGGCGAG TTGGAGCGGATGCTGGAGGGCAGTGCTGTGCGGGCACAGAAGCAGCTGGTTCTGCTGCACAGGGAGGATGGTCCCCCGCCCCAGGGCACTGTTGACTGGCTCAACATGAGGAGCTGGATCTCCAAACACCTGCACCTCTCCTGTCCACACAGGGTCTTCTCCAAGAGGAGCCTGCCTAAACTG AGAGAGATGTACGAGCGTGCTTTCCAGAAGCCTCCGGACTGCCACTCTGACTTCAGCCGTCTGGCCAGAGTACTGACAGGCAACACCATCGCCCTGGTGCTAGGGGGAGGGGGTGCTAG GGGCTGTTCTCAAGTTGGCATCCTGCGGGCGATCAATGAGGCAGGAATCCCTGTGGACATGGTGGGTGGCACCTCCATCGGCTCCCTGATGGGGGCGCTGTACGCTGAGGAGAAGAGCAGCAGCCGTATGAGGGTTCGCGCTCGCGAGTGGGCCATG GGCATGGGGTCCATCTTCAAGAATGTGTTCGACCTGACGTACCCTGTGACCTCCATGTTCTCTGGGGCTTCCTTCAACAACAGCATAAGCTCTGTCTTTAAGGACAAACAGATTGAG GACCTGTGGATCCCTTACTTCAACGTCACAACGGATATCACTGCTTCATCCATGAGGGTTCACACTGACG GTTCCCTGTGGAGGTATGTTCGTGCCAGCATGTCACTGTCTGGGTACATGCCTCCCCTCTGTGACCCCAAAGACGGACACTTACTCATGGACGGTGGCTACATCAATAACCTACCTG CTGATGTAGCTCGCTCCATGGGGGCCAAAGTAGTGATAGCCATCGACGTGGGCAGCCAGGACGAGACTAACCTCACCAACTACGGCGACTCGCTGTCTGGCTGGTGGCTGCTATGGAAACGCTTCAATCCCCTGTCAGAGAAAGTCCAG GTCCTGTACATGGCTGAGATCCAGACCAGGTTGGCCTATGTGTGCTGCGTTCGTCAGCTGGAGTtg gttaaagacAGCGAGTACTGCGAGTGCATCCGGCCGCCCATCGATCGCTATGGCACATTGGAGTTTGGCAAGTTCGACGAGATCGCT gaggTGGGCTACCAGCACGGTAAGACAGTGTTTGACATGTGGAGTCGTAGTGGAGTTGTGGATAAGATGATGAAAGACAGACATCAAGAGGAATTTCACAAGACCAAGAGCTGCAAT GTGGTCACATGTCCCAATGCCTCCTTCACTGACCTGGCAGAAATTGTCTCTCGAATTGAGCCTGTCAAACCAGTCCTGGTGGAAG agttatcagacgaTTACCAGACGGACTATGATGATTACCAGATGGACTATGATGAGGAGGCCAGCGAAAGTGCTCTCTCCGACTTTGACATGTCTAATCCCAACAGTGGAGCGGAACACACAGAGGGGGAGGAGACTGCAGACACAGCTGACACA GATGAAGACATTCAGATCAGGGTCCGACATCACCAAAGCAAACGACCACCAAACCGCTCAGACAGTGTTGATGATCCATAA
- the LOC115200401 gene encoding patatin-like phospholipase domain-containing protein 7 isoform X1: MKINVHKTLTVENKVERLVIRARMDDKVDDKDEDSCSTYPSLVPLGSEIKARMQHWVEDRTETAMPLPLWTGVLIVAVLAVMGVSLIGVVVFLFYRRCKQYKEQQPHYRFRKRDKVMFYGRKIMRKVQTLSSTSTPISTSGSQKQRIRKRTKVLSIARKILRIRKEPSTLVAKEPPPSLLEADLTEFDVQNSHLPSEVLYMLKNVRVLGHFEKPLFLELCRHMVFVQLHEMEPLFRPGDIDDSIYVVQDGRLELCIHESDGTDVVVKEVLPGDSVHSLLSILDVITGHSAPYKTVSARAAAPSTILRLPAAAFQCVFEKYPETLVRVIQIIMVRLQRVTFLALHNYLGLTTELFNAESQAVPLVAVHSVIGEANPNRGLHRQHSRSEEAGPERGGSQRQTQSEESGHEKGPSDTENGERKSCLLDSIPTTKGKRSRSQSTPVAVSSVTSADLNMTYQRARIREAAAKAETPPGSPQVPHKSILKKSVTMLHTPSAVYHYHEAGESQSGHIHHSKINTIFQAAKKDLQRLIQLQDLSLLEGRVTLRQVKAGCVVNSQGDQDVSVQFVISGALHVYQRTIDREEDTLLFLTHPGEMVGHLAVLTGEPLIFSVRAHRDCTFLSISKAAFYEIMREEPRVVLNVAHTVVKRVSSFVRQIDFALDWMALEAGRAVYRQGDKSDSTFIVLSGRLRSVIAKDDGKKALTGEYGRGDLIGVVEALTHMSRATTVHAVRDSELAKLPEGALSSIKRGYPQVVTRLIHLLGQKILGNMQQGNGPLAASGLFLHTPSSKWDSGNPASNLSTVTILPVSLEVPLTAFTLELQHALSALGPTLLLTSDIIKQRLGAAALDSVHEYRLSSWLGQQEDIHRIVLYQSDDTLTPWTQRCIRQADCIIIVGLGEAEATVGELERMLEGSAVRAQKQLVLLHREDGPPPQGTVDWLNMRSWISKHLHLSCPHRVFSKRSLPKLREMYERAFQKPPDCHSDFSRLARVLTGNTIALVLGGGGARGCSQVGILRAINEAGIPVDMVGGTSIGSLMGALYAEEKSSSRMRVRAREWAMGMGSIFKNVFDLTYPVTSMFSGASFNNSISSVFKDKQIEDLWIPYFNVTTDITASSMRVHTDGSLWRYVRASMSLSGYMPPLCDPKDGHLLMDGGYINNLPADVARSMGAKVVIAIDVGSQDETNLTNYGDSLSGWWLLWKRFNPLSEKVQVLYMAEIQTRLAYVCCVRQLELVKDSEYCECIRPPIDRYGTLEFGKFDEIAEVGYQHGKTVFDMWSRSGVVDKMMKDRHQEEFHKTKSCNVVTCPNASFTDLAEIVSRIEPVKPVLVEELSDDYQTDYDDYQMDYDEEASESALSDFDMSNPNSGAEHTEGEETADTADTDEDIQIRVRHHQSKRPPNRSDSVDDP; the protein is encoded by the exons GAATGGATGACAAGGTGGATGACAAAGATGAGGACAGCTGCAGTACATACCCA AGCCTGGTGCCTCTTGGCAGTGAAATCAAGGCCAGGATGCAACATTGGGTGGAGGACAGAACAGAGACTGCTATGCCATTGCCATTG TGGACTGGTGTGCTGATCGTAGCTGTACTGGCTGTGATGGGAGTGTCTCTCATAGGCGTTGTTGTGTTTTTATTCTACCGAAGATGCAAACAGTACA AGGAGCAGCAGCCTCACTATCGCTTCAGGAAAAGAGACAAAGTTATGTTTTATGGCAGAAAGATCATGAGAAAG GTGCAGACCTTGTCTTCTACCTCAACCCCTATCTCTACCTCAGGGTCCCAGAAGCAGCGAATCAGGAAGAGAACTAAAGTCCTGTCTATAGCACGAAA AATCCTACGCATTAGGAAGGAGCCTTCCACCCTGGTGGCTAAggagccccctccctctctgctggAGGCTGACCTCACAGAGTTTGACGTGCAGAACTCCCACCTGCCCTCTGAGGTGCTCTACATGCTCAAGAACGTCAG GGTCCTGGGCCACTTTGAGAAGCCTCTGTTCCTGGAGCTGTGTCGTCACATGGTGTTTGTGCAGCTCCATGAGATGGAGCCTCTCTTCCGTCCCGGGGACATAGACGACAGCATCTACGTGGTGCAAGATGGCCGTCTGGAGCTCTGCATACATGAGAGT GATGGGACAGATGTGGTTGTGAAGGAGGTGTTGCCAGGAGACAGTGTCCACAGTCTGCTCAGTATCCTGGATGTCATCACT GGTCACTCAGCCCCCTACAAGACTGTATCTGCCAGAGCTGCAGCCCCTTCTACCATCCTGCGTCTTCCAGCTGCTgccttccagtgtgtgtttgagaaataCCCAGAGACTCTGGTCCGCGTTATCCAG ATCATCATGGTGCGCCTGCAGAGAGTGACCTTCCTAGCCCTTCACAACTACCTAGGTCTCACCACCGAGCTCTTCAATGCg gAGAGCCAGGCAGTCCCCTTGGTGGCAGTGCACAGTGTGATAGGTGAAGCCAACCCTAACAGGGGTCTACACAGACAGCACTCCCGGTCTGAAGAGGCTGGGCCTGAGAGAGGGGGTTCTCAAAGACAGACTCAGTCTGAAGAGTCTGGCCATGAGAAGGGGCCCAGTGACACAG AGAATGGGGAGAGGAAGTCCTGTCTTTTAGATAGCATCCCCACCACTAAAGGAAAGAGGTCTCGCTCTCAGTCCACTCCTGTGGCAGTGTCAA GTGTCACGTCTGCTGACCTCAACATGACGTATCAGCGAGCCAGAATACGAGAAGCAGCAGCTAAAGCAGAGACACCACCAGGAAGTCCCCAGGTCCCACACAAG TCCATTCTGAAGAAGAGTGTGACTATGCTGCATACGCCCTCTGCTGTGTATCACTACCATGAGGCTGGAGAAAGTCAGTCAGGCCACATCCACCACAGCAAGATCAACACCATCTTCCAGGCTGCCAAGAAGGACCTGCAGCGCCTCATACAACTACAG gacCTCAGTCTGCTGGAGGGCAGAGTGACTCTGCGTCAGGTCAAAGCTGGCTGTGTGGTGAACAGCCAGGGGgaccag GATGTGAGTGTGCAGTTTGTGATCTCGGGGGCGCTCCATGTGTACCAGAGGACGATCGACCGTGAGGAGGACACCCTGCTGTTTCTCACCCACCCGGGGGAGATGGTGGGTCATCTGGCCGTGCTGACCGGTGAACCCCTCATCTTCAGCGTCCGAGCACACAGGGACTGCACCTTCCTGTCTATCTCTAAAGCTGCCTTCTATGA GATCATGCGCGAGGAGCCCAGGGTGGTGCTGAATGTGGCTCACACCGTGGTGAAGAGAGTATCCTCCTTCGTCAGGCAGATAGACTTTGCTCTGGACTGGATGGCTCTGGAGGCCGGCCGCGCTGTCTACAG GCAGGGAGACAAGTCAGACAGCACCTTCATCGTCCTCAGTGGCCGCCTACGTTCTGTCATTGCAAAGGATGATGGGAAGAAGGCGTTGACTGGGGAGTATGGTCGCGGTGACCTCATTGGGGTG GTGGAGGCCCTGACCCATATGAGCCGAGCCACTACAGTACACGCAGTCAGGGACTCTGAGCTAGCCAAGCTGCCTGAAGGGGCCCTCAGCTCCATCAAGAGGGGGTATCCACAGGTAGTGACCAGACTCATCCATCTGCTGGGTCAGAAAATCCTGGGGAATATGCAGCAGGGTAACGGACCCTTGGCAG CTAGTGGCCTGTTCCTACACACCCCCAGCAGTAAGTGGGATTCAGGGAACCCGGCCTCTAACCTGTCCACTGTGACCATCCTGCCTGTATCATTGGAGGTACCTTTAACAGCCTTCACACTGGAGCTGCAACATGCACTCAGTGCCCTTG GTCCCACCTTACTATTGACCAGTGACATCATCAAACAGAGACTGGGTGCTGCCGCACTTGACAg TGTGCATGAGTACCGTCTGTCCAGTTGGCTGGGGCAGCAGGAGGACATCCACCGCATTGTTCTCTACCAATCAGACGATACCCTAACCCCCTGGACCCAGCGCTGCATCCGTCAGGCCGACTGCATCATCATTGTAGGACTAGGAGAGGCTGAGGCCACTGTGGGCGAG TTGGAGCGGATGCTGGAGGGCAGTGCTGTGCGGGCACAGAAGCAGCTGGTTCTGCTGCACAGGGAGGATGGTCCCCCGCCCCAGGGCACTGTTGACTGGCTCAACATGAGGAGCTGGATCTCCAAACACCTGCACCTCTCCTGTCCACACAGGGTCTTCTCCAAGAGGAGCCTGCCTAAACTG AGAGAGATGTACGAGCGTGCTTTCCAGAAGCCTCCGGACTGCCACTCTGACTTCAGCCGTCTGGCCAGAGTACTGACAGGCAACACCATCGCCCTGGTGCTAGGGGGAGGGGGTGCTAG GGGCTGTTCTCAAGTTGGCATCCTGCGGGCGATCAATGAGGCAGGAATCCCTGTGGACATGGTGGGTGGCACCTCCATCGGCTCCCTGATGGGGGCGCTGTACGCTGAGGAGAAGAGCAGCAGCCGTATGAGGGTTCGCGCTCGCGAGTGGGCCATG GGCATGGGGTCCATCTTCAAGAATGTGTTCGACCTGACGTACCCTGTGACCTCCATGTTCTCTGGGGCTTCCTTCAACAACAGCATAAGCTCTGTCTTTAAGGACAAACAGATTGAG GACCTGTGGATCCCTTACTTCAACGTCACAACGGATATCACTGCTTCATCCATGAGGGTTCACACTGACG GTTCCCTGTGGAGGTATGTTCGTGCCAGCATGTCACTGTCTGGGTACATGCCTCCCCTCTGTGACCCCAAAGACGGACACTTACTCATGGACGGTGGCTACATCAATAACCTACCTG CTGATGTAGCTCGCTCCATGGGGGCCAAAGTAGTGATAGCCATCGACGTGGGCAGCCAGGACGAGACTAACCTCACCAACTACGGCGACTCGCTGTCTGGCTGGTGGCTGCTATGGAAACGCTTCAATCCCCTGTCAGAGAAAGTCCAG GTCCTGTACATGGCTGAGATCCAGACCAGGTTGGCCTATGTGTGCTGCGTTCGTCAGCTGGAGTtg gttaaagacAGCGAGTACTGCGAGTGCATCCGGCCGCCCATCGATCGCTATGGCACATTGGAGTTTGGCAAGTTCGACGAGATCGCT gaggTGGGCTACCAGCACGGTAAGACAGTGTTTGACATGTGGAGTCGTAGTGGAGTTGTGGATAAGATGATGAAAGACAGACATCAAGAGGAATTTCACAAGACCAAGAGCTGCAAT GTGGTCACATGTCCCAATGCCTCCTTCACTGACCTGGCAGAAATTGTCTCTCGAATTGAGCCTGTCAAACCAGTCCTGGTGGAAG agttatcagacgaTTACCAGACGGACTATGATGATTACCAGATGGACTATGATGAGGAGGCCAGCGAAAGTGCTCTCTCCGACTTTGACATGTCTAATCCCAACAGTGGAGCGGAACACACAGAGGGGGAGGAGACTGCAGACACAGCTGACACA GATGAAGACATTCAGATCAGGGTCCGACATCACCAAAGCAAACGACCACCAAACCGCTCAGACAGTGTTGATGATCCATAA